A region from the Arachis ipaensis cultivar K30076 chromosome B01, Araip1.1, whole genome shotgun sequence genome encodes:
- the LOC107640744 gene encoding uncharacterized protein LOC107640744 isoform X9, with the protein MDPDIARWVAEFHLRSSAPDSLVSKILKVLNLSGADPNLKKTLHLRTLRSQLCNASITETALEILEQIEAIDRNDAVPIIDSMRRAYCAVAVECTVKYLAASDDGTTSGKYLSAVTRIWRGRVEELEQRQSELFFDETARWRDDIEAALFDTRVSDRLKELNTRNDAFTEVRFYLQEVWETMGPSFLESVAEMTKNKVKTKGKGKGLPNVILNPVPETIVAGCTTGVCRNASGAEQARDHGVDDNGDGDNDGSRCMDGVEVKRAEGSVDGTQEHAKKKKARGSPQLQRKPPAFRRCSRGVKMSTAEELGTERSWRKNDTNHDRSKLARKGTNHEQPMENHSGDVDVRNSNTCRTIFPYQPKDAEHKKSPSVHHSRVKAERPNSIELNKTAHKRPKLMEPSGTSQTYEWNDSIENMPDGMQPRRKNRKWSSLEEETLRTGVQMLI; encoded by the exons ATGGACCCTGACATTGCGCGGTGGGTTGCGGAATTCCACCTCCGGAGTTCCGCCCCCGACTCCCTCGTCTCCAAGATCCTTAAGGTCCTTAATCTCTCCGGCGCCGATCCCAACCTTAAGAAAACCCTACACCTCCGCACCCTCCGATCCCAACTCTGCAATGCCTCAATCACCGAAACCGCTCTCGAGATACTGGAGCAAATCGAAGCGATTGACCGAAACGACGCCGTTCCGATCATCGATTCCATGCGCAGAGCCTACTGCGCCGTCGCCGTCGAGTGCACCGTCAAGTACCTCGCCGCCTCCGACGACGGCACCACCAGCGGTAAGTACTTATCCGCGGTGACGCGTATCTGGCGCGGCCGCGTGGAGGAGTTGGAGCAGCGCCAGAGCGAGCTGTTCTTCGACGAGACTGCGCGATGGAGGGACGACATTGAGGCCGCACTTTTTGACACTAGAGTTTCTGATAGGTTGAAGGAGTTGAATACCCGAAACGACGCGTTTACTGAAGTTAGGTTTTATCTGCAGGAAGTGTGGGAAACAATGGGTCCTTCTTTTCTTGAATCGGTAGCAGAAATGACAAAGAACAAGGTAAAGACGAAGGGCAAGGGGAAAGGATTGCCGAATGTGATTTTGAATCCGGTGCCGGAGACTATAGTGGCAGGGTGTACCACAGGTGTTTGCAGAAATGCCTCTGGTGCTGAACAGGCAAGGGATCATGGTGTTGATGACAATGGTGACGGAGACAATGATGGTTCACGTTGCATGGACGGTGTTGAGGTGAAGAGAGCTGAAGGTTCTGTTGATGGAACCCAGGAGCatgcaaagaagaagaaag CAAGAGGCAGTCCTCAACTTCAACGCAAGCCGCCTGCATTTCGTAGATGCAGTAGAGGAGTTAAAATGTCTACTGCTGAGGAATTGGGGACAGAAAGATCATGGAGAAAAAATGATACAAATCATGATAGATCTAAACTTGCACGGAAAGGCACAAATCATGAACAGCCAATGGAAAACCATAGCGGAGATGTAGATGTACGAAACTCAAATACTTGCAGGACTATTTTTCCTTATCAACCTAAAGATGCCGAGCACAAGAAGTCGCCTTCTGTTCATCATAGTAGAGTTAAAGCTGAACGTCCCAATTCAATTGAGCTGAACAAAACTGCTCATAAAAGACCCAAATTGATGGAGCCGAGTGGTACTTCTCAAACTTATGAG TGGAATGATTCAATAGAAAACATGCCCGATGGAATGCAGCCAAGAAGGAAGAATAGAAAATGGTCTTCATTAGAAGAGGAGACACTAAGGACTGGTGTACAAAT GTTGATTTGA
- the LOC107640744 gene encoding uncharacterized protein LOC107640744 isoform X10 yields the protein MDPDIARWVAEFHLRSSAPDSLVSKILKVLNLSGADPNLKKTLHLRTLRSQLCNASITETALEILEQIEAIDRNDAVPIIDSMRRAYCAVAVECTVKYLAASDDGTTSGKYLSAVTRIWRGRVEELEQRQSELFFDETARWRDDIEAALFDTRVSDRLKELNTRNDAFTEVRFYLQEVWETMGPSFLESVAEMTKNKVKTKGKGKGLPNVILNPVPETIVAGCTTGVCRNASGAEQARDHGVDDNGDGDNDGSRCMDGVEVKRAEGSVDGTQEHAKKKKARGSPQLQRKPPAFRRCSRGVKMSTAEELGTERSWRKNDTNHDRSKLARKGTNHEQPMENHSGDVDVRNSNTCRTIFPYQPKDAEHKKSPSVHHSRVKAERPNSIELNKTAHKRPKLMEPSGTSQTYEWNDSIENMPDGMQPRRKNRKWLI from the exons ATGGACCCTGACATTGCGCGGTGGGTTGCGGAATTCCACCTCCGGAGTTCCGCCCCCGACTCCCTCGTCTCCAAGATCCTTAAGGTCCTTAATCTCTCCGGCGCCGATCCCAACCTTAAGAAAACCCTACACCTCCGCACCCTCCGATCCCAACTCTGCAATGCCTCAATCACCGAAACCGCTCTCGAGATACTGGAGCAAATCGAAGCGATTGACCGAAACGACGCCGTTCCGATCATCGATTCCATGCGCAGAGCCTACTGCGCCGTCGCCGTCGAGTGCACCGTCAAGTACCTCGCCGCCTCCGACGACGGCACCACCAGCGGTAAGTACTTATCCGCGGTGACGCGTATCTGGCGCGGCCGCGTGGAGGAGTTGGAGCAGCGCCAGAGCGAGCTGTTCTTCGACGAGACTGCGCGATGGAGGGACGACATTGAGGCCGCACTTTTTGACACTAGAGTTTCTGATAGGTTGAAGGAGTTGAATACCCGAAACGACGCGTTTACTGAAGTTAGGTTTTATCTGCAGGAAGTGTGGGAAACAATGGGTCCTTCTTTTCTTGAATCGGTAGCAGAAATGACAAAGAACAAGGTAAAGACGAAGGGCAAGGGGAAAGGATTGCCGAATGTGATTTTGAATCCGGTGCCGGAGACTATAGTGGCAGGGTGTACCACAGGTGTTTGCAGAAATGCCTCTGGTGCTGAACAGGCAAGGGATCATGGTGTTGATGACAATGGTGACGGAGACAATGATGGTTCACGTTGCATGGACGGTGTTGAGGTGAAGAGAGCTGAAGGTTCTGTTGATGGAACCCAGGAGCatgcaaagaagaagaaag CAAGAGGCAGTCCTCAACTTCAACGCAAGCCGCCTGCATTTCGTAGATGCAGTAGAGGAGTTAAAATGTCTACTGCTGAGGAATTGGGGACAGAAAGATCATGGAGAAAAAATGATACAAATCATGATAGATCTAAACTTGCACGGAAAGGCACAAATCATGAACAGCCAATGGAAAACCATAGCGGAGATGTAGATGTACGAAACTCAAATACTTGCAGGACTATTTTTCCTTATCAACCTAAAGATGCCGAGCACAAGAAGTCGCCTTCTGTTCATCATAGTAGAGTTAAAGCTGAACGTCCCAATTCAATTGAGCTGAACAAAACTGCTCATAAAAGACCCAAATTGATGGAGCCGAGTGGTACTTCTCAAACTTATGAG TGGAATGATTCAATAGAAAACATGCCCGATGGAATGCAGCCAAGAAGGAAGAATAGAAAATG GTTGATTTGA
- the LOC107640744 gene encoding uncharacterized protein LOC107640744 isoform X8, with product MDPDIARWVAEFHLRSSAPDSLVSKILKVLNLSGADPNLKKTLHLRTLRSQLCNASITETALEILEQIEAIDRNDAVPIIDSMRRAYCAVAVECTVKYLAASDDGTTSGKYLSAVTRIWRGRVEELEQRQSELFFDETARWRDDIEAALFDTRVSDRLKELNTRNDAFTEVRFYLQEVWETMGPSFLESVAEMTKNKVKTKGKGKGLPNVILNPVPETIVAGCTTGVCRNASGAEQARDHGVDDNGDGDNDGSRCMDGVEVKRAEGSVDGTQEHAKKKKARGSPQLQRKPPAFRRCSRGVKMSTAEELGTERSWRKNDTNHDRSKLARKGTNHEQPMENHSGDVDVRNSNTCRTIFPYQPKDAEHKKSPSVHHSRVKAERPNSIELNKTAHKRPKLMEPSGTSQTYEWNDSIENMPDGMQPRRKNRKWSSLEEETLRTGVQMYVLALN from the exons ATGGACCCTGACATTGCGCGGTGGGTTGCGGAATTCCACCTCCGGAGTTCCGCCCCCGACTCCCTCGTCTCCAAGATCCTTAAGGTCCTTAATCTCTCCGGCGCCGATCCCAACCTTAAGAAAACCCTACACCTCCGCACCCTCCGATCCCAACTCTGCAATGCCTCAATCACCGAAACCGCTCTCGAGATACTGGAGCAAATCGAAGCGATTGACCGAAACGACGCCGTTCCGATCATCGATTCCATGCGCAGAGCCTACTGCGCCGTCGCCGTCGAGTGCACCGTCAAGTACCTCGCCGCCTCCGACGACGGCACCACCAGCGGTAAGTACTTATCCGCGGTGACGCGTATCTGGCGCGGCCGCGTGGAGGAGTTGGAGCAGCGCCAGAGCGAGCTGTTCTTCGACGAGACTGCGCGATGGAGGGACGACATTGAGGCCGCACTTTTTGACACTAGAGTTTCTGATAGGTTGAAGGAGTTGAATACCCGAAACGACGCGTTTACTGAAGTTAGGTTTTATCTGCAGGAAGTGTGGGAAACAATGGGTCCTTCTTTTCTTGAATCGGTAGCAGAAATGACAAAGAACAAGGTAAAGACGAAGGGCAAGGGGAAAGGATTGCCGAATGTGATTTTGAATCCGGTGCCGGAGACTATAGTGGCAGGGTGTACCACAGGTGTTTGCAGAAATGCCTCTGGTGCTGAACAGGCAAGGGATCATGGTGTTGATGACAATGGTGACGGAGACAATGATGGTTCACGTTGCATGGACGGTGTTGAGGTGAAGAGAGCTGAAGGTTCTGTTGATGGAACCCAGGAGCatgcaaagaagaagaaag CAAGAGGCAGTCCTCAACTTCAACGCAAGCCGCCTGCATTTCGTAGATGCAGTAGAGGAGTTAAAATGTCTACTGCTGAGGAATTGGGGACAGAAAGATCATGGAGAAAAAATGATACAAATCATGATAGATCTAAACTTGCACGGAAAGGCACAAATCATGAACAGCCAATGGAAAACCATAGCGGAGATGTAGATGTACGAAACTCAAATACTTGCAGGACTATTTTTCCTTATCAACCTAAAGATGCCGAGCACAAGAAGTCGCCTTCTGTTCATCATAGTAGAGTTAAAGCTGAACGTCCCAATTCAATTGAGCTGAACAAAACTGCTCATAAAAGACCCAAATTGATGGAGCCGAGTGGTACTTCTCAAACTTATGAG TGGAATGATTCAATAGAAAACATGCCCGATGGAATGCAGCCAAGAAGGAAGAATAGAAAATGGTCTTCATTAGAAGAGGAGACACTAAGGACTGGTGTACAAATGTATGTGTTAGCTCTAAACTAG